In a genomic window of Planctomycetaceae bacterium:
- a CDS encoding TIGR03545 family protein yields the protein MRWSYLIPRLILVAILWAAMAFGFDPLLRYSAITGLQSITGAKADIESLSTGFFPPRLTIDGVALASAGRPGTNLMEFRALTMTMNGDSLLRKSFVVEEATMTGIRFGTARSDNGKLEVAPEPEDTEPSWLAEKLRSIGDEWLEDLTAQAKAQVDPNTLETYRTGRELHEKWDARFDVMSGEVGSLKQQVDALRQQMDAAKKTEPLQQIEMYLQIAQRADLLLREAQQMKSGITGIVPEVQQDFARLNQARLNDQEMVVRKVKLLKPDARRISESLIGEEMYLQLQQVLSWLETAQEYQHDLQHQVKPERIRGTDFEFELFNPTPRLLCRKVLLDGEFRLNGQPAPFQGVLTDVTSDAHMHGVPAVLKVKTSGERPLQLLVRYDATTENARTEILADYIGDPDKRLSIGKPDKVQMLTSLKQQHWNAELVVENGEIAGRIELNSELGETACAAPADRSGILSQMLADVSSSIHHVNATVQLTGTLKKPHVSIASDVGEQFSAGLQTALDAQVAHLKTRLVAEVDRTVAEQREKLTAGFGKRYDELLADNADVVTKIQQAQQLVATLRSGRVDPNQVIRQVSESGLLKEKDQQKLEKTLGEGNKVLGGLKDPNEALRQAVPKLGGKLFR from the coding sequence ATGCGCTGGAGCTATCTGATCCCGAGGCTCATCCTGGTGGCGATCCTTTGGGCGGCAATGGCCTTCGGCTTTGATCCTCTGCTGAGGTACTCGGCCATCACCGGACTGCAGTCCATAACCGGTGCAAAGGCGGACATTGAGTCCTTAAGCACGGGATTCTTTCCGCCTCGGCTTACCATCGACGGCGTTGCTCTGGCCAGTGCCGGTCGCCCCGGAACAAATCTGATGGAATTCCGGGCGCTGACGATGACGATGAACGGCGATTCGCTGCTGCGGAAGTCGTTCGTCGTCGAAGAAGCCACCATGACCGGAATTCGCTTCGGCACCGCCCGCAGCGACAACGGCAAGTTGGAAGTCGCCCCGGAACCGGAAGACACCGAACCGTCGTGGCTGGCGGAGAAGCTTCGCAGCATCGGCGATGAATGGCTGGAGGATCTGACGGCCCAGGCAAAGGCCCAGGTTGATCCGAATACTCTGGAGACCTACCGCACCGGTCGCGAGTTGCATGAAAAATGGGACGCTCGCTTTGACGTGATGTCGGGTGAGGTCGGCAGTCTGAAACAGCAGGTCGACGCCCTGAGGCAACAGATGGATGCGGCAAAAAAAACGGAGCCGCTGCAGCAGATCGAAATGTACCTGCAGATTGCCCAGCGAGCCGACCTGCTGCTCCGCGAGGCTCAGCAGATGAAGTCCGGAATCACCGGCATTGTTCCGGAAGTGCAGCAGGACTTCGCACGACTGAATCAGGCTCGTCTGAACGATCAGGAAATGGTCGTCCGAAAGGTCAAACTGCTGAAACCGGACGCTCGGCGGATCTCAGAATCGCTGATCGGCGAAGAAATGTATCTGCAACTGCAGCAGGTACTGAGCTGGCTGGAGACGGCTCAGGAATATCAGCATGACCTGCAGCATCAGGTAAAGCCCGAACGGATTCGCGGCACCGATTTCGAATTCGAACTGTTCAACCCGACCCCTCGTCTGCTGTGCAGGAAGGTTCTGCTGGACGGGGAATTTCGACTGAACGGCCAGCCAGCGCCGTTTCAGGGAGTCCTGACCGATGTTACCAGCGACGCTCACATGCATGGCGTTCCCGCGGTGCTGAAAGTGAAGACGTCGGGCGAACGGCCGCTGCAGTTGCTGGTGCGATATGACGCCACAACCGAAAACGCCCGCACGGAGATTCTGGCAGACTACATCGGTGACCCGGACAAGCGTCTTTCCATCGGCAAGCCGGACAAAGTTCAGATGCTGACAAGCCTGAAACAGCAGCACTGGAATGCGGAACTGGTCGTCGAGAACGGAGAGATTGCCGGCCGAATTGAACTGAATTCGGAACTGGGCGAGACGGCGTGCGCGGCCCCGGCCGACAGGTCCGGCATTCTGAGTCAGATGCTGGCGGACGTTTCCTCCTCGATCCATCACGTCAACGCGACGGTTCAGTTAACGGGAACTCTGAAGAAACCGCACGTTTCCATCGCCTCCGACGTGGGAGAACAATTCTCGGCCGGACTGCAGACAGCACTTGACGCTCAGGTCGCGCACCTGAAGACGCGGCTGGTGGCGGAAGTCGACCGGACGGTTGCCGAACAGCGGGAAAAACTCACAGCCGGGTTCGGCAAGCGATACGACGAACTGCTGGCTGACAACGCGGACGTCGTAACCAAGATCCAGCAGGCTCAGCAACTTGTCGCGACACTGCGTTCCGGACGAGTCGACCCGAATCAGGTCATCCGCCAGGTCTCAGAATCCGGTCTGCTGAAGGAAAAGGACCAGCAGAAGCTCGAAAAGACGCTGGGTGAAGGGAACAAGGTTCTGGGCGGTTTGAAAGACCCGAACGAAGCCCTGCGACAGGCCGTCCCGAAGCTGGGCGGCAAGCTGTTTCGATAG
- a CDS encoding menaquinone biosynthesis protein encodes MSDTKPAAVRLGAVSYLNSKPLIQDLAELLPGSEITLEYPSRLADSLADGDLDVALIPSIEFFRNPGHDIISDACVAARGEVLSVKLYCRVHPGDVQRIALDEGSRTSATLARIILAERFGAFPEIEPLSMESVTTDTSADAVLLIGDRAMHTPDEHFYQVMDLGDVWYQWTGLPFVFAMWVARHDADVSGIADALNEARDRGVRAIQKIAGDESPKLQISEKLAFDYLTKNLYYRMTSAERSGLELFHQLATQNNLVNLHARHCRTESAIPDFATSVFADLVNP; translated from the coding sequence GTGTCCGACACCAAACCGGCGGCCGTTCGACTTGGAGCGGTCAGCTATCTCAACTCCAAACCGCTGATTCAGGATCTGGCCGAATTGCTGCCGGGTTCAGAAATCACGCTGGAATATCCCAGCCGACTGGCGGATTCGCTGGCAGACGGCGATCTCGACGTGGCCCTGATTCCGTCGATCGAATTCTTCCGAAACCCCGGCCACGACATCATTTCCGACGCCTGCGTGGCCGCTCGCGGCGAAGTGCTGAGCGTCAAACTCTACTGCCGCGTCCATCCCGGCGACGTCCAGCGGATCGCTCTCGATGAAGGGTCGCGGACAAGCGCCACGCTGGCTCGCATCATTCTGGCCGAGCGTTTCGGAGCATTTCCCGAGATCGAACCGCTGTCGATGGAATCTGTCACCACCGATACCAGTGCCGATGCCGTCCTGCTGATCGGCGATCGGGCGATGCATACTCCCGACGAACACTTCTACCAGGTCATGGATCTGGGTGACGTCTGGTACCAGTGGACGGGGCTGCCGTTTGTGTTCGCCATGTGGGTCGCTCGACACGACGCGGACGTTTCCGGAATTGCCGACGCGCTGAACGAAGCCCGCGATCGCGGCGTCAGGGCCATTCAAAAAATCGCAGGGGACGAATCGCCCAAGCTGCAGATCAGCGAGAAACTGGCGTTCGACTATCTGACGAAAAACCTGTACTACAGGATGACATCCGCTGAACGCAGTGGTCTGGAACTTTTTCACCAACTGGCAACTCAGAACAATCTGGTCAACCTTCATGCCCGCCACTGCCGCACCGAATCAGCCATCCCTGACTTCGCCACAAGTGTCTTCGCCGATCTCGTCAATCCTTGA
- a CDS encoding homoserine dehydrogenase, with amino-acid sequence MTERSDLNIGLVGFGTVGSGVAKILASQAELIAVRAGRRINIRHVVVRDTGKPREFLPGEIVVTDTIDALADDPQIDLVVQLMGGTNPALKYMQRFLNAGKDIVTANKALLYEHGESLFELAGRLGKTIGFEAAVAGGIPIISAVTQALTANRILSIEAILNGTSNFILTHMLNDHRSYENVLTQAQALGYAEADPTMDVDGTDAAQKLSILTMLAFSTRVPLDGILRGGIDTLELLDLQVAAELGYKIKLLANARLTNGHIEMSVLPTLIRATRTIAKIDGADNIVAIEGDAVGRVIFSGAGAGQLPTASAVVADIIDYATGRAAITFRSLLRSEARQPMPIQPPEDLSRRFYLRFTVDDRPHVLADIADILGRNGISISSVRQDETPETDEDAESGVARLVIMTHRTTEGSLRAADRELSQLSSIRGTSIRLPIAD; translated from the coding sequence ATGACAGAACGCTCAGATCTTAACATCGGCCTTGTCGGCTTCGGCACGGTCGGTTCCGGCGTGGCGAAAATTCTTGCATCGCAGGCGGAATTGATCGCCGTGCGAGCCGGGCGGCGCATCAACATTCGCCATGTCGTCGTCCGCGACACCGGAAAGCCGCGCGAATTTCTGCCCGGCGAAATTGTCGTGACGGACACAATCGACGCACTGGCTGATGACCCGCAAATTGACCTGGTCGTGCAGCTCATGGGAGGCACCAACCCGGCTTTGAAATACATGCAGCGGTTCCTGAATGCGGGAAAGGACATCGTCACCGCCAACAAAGCTCTGCTGTACGAACACGGTGAATCGCTGTTTGAGCTGGCCGGCAGGCTGGGCAAAACCATTGGCTTCGAAGCGGCCGTCGCCGGAGGCATTCCGATCATCAGCGCTGTGACTCAGGCACTGACGGCCAACCGCATTCTGTCGATCGAAGCCATCCTGAACGGAACCAGTAATTTCATTCTGACCCACATGCTCAACGATCACCGGTCGTATGAAAATGTGCTGACGCAGGCTCAGGCGCTGGGCTATGCCGAAGCTGATCCGACAATGGACGTGGACGGTACCGACGCGGCTCAGAAACTGTCCATTCTGACGATGCTGGCGTTTTCGACGCGGGTTCCGCTGGACGGGATCCTGCGAGGCGGCATCGATACGCTGGAACTGCTTGATCTGCAGGTCGCCGCGGAGCTGGGCTACAAGATCAAGTTGCTGGCGAACGCTCGTTTGACGAACGGTCACATCGAAATGTCTGTTCTCCCGACTCTGATTCGGGCGACTCGCACGATCGCGAAGATCGACGGAGCGGACAATATCGTGGCGATTGAAGGTGATGCCGTCGGTCGGGTGATATTTTCCGGGGCCGGAGCCGGACAGCTTCCCACGGCGTCCGCTGTTGTCGCCGACATCATCGACTACGCGACCGGGCGGGCGGCCATTACCTTCCGGTCGTTGCTGCGGTCGGAAGCGCGGCAGCCGATGCCGATTCAGCCTCCGGAAGACCTCAGCCGGCGATTCTACCTGCGTTTCACCGTCGACGATCGCCCGCACGTCCTGGCGGATATCGCTGATATTCTGGGCCGAAACGGCATCAGCATTTCATCGGTCAGGCAGGACGAAACGCCGGAAACGGACGAAGACGCCGAGTCTGGAGTCGCTCGCCTGGTCATCATGACTCACCGGACGACCGAAGGCAGCCTGCGCGCGGCCGATCGGGAACTCAGCCAGTTGTCCAGCATTCGCGGAACGAGTATTCGCCTGCCGATTGCGGACTGA
- the mqnC gene encoding cyclic dehypoxanthinyl futalosine synthase, whose amino-acid sequence MSSPISSILDKAVAGERLTFEEGLRLLESHDLPAIGAAANAVTQRLHPEPFRTYNIDRNINYTNACTAVCDFCAFYRPPDHPDVYVLPIETLLKKIEETVALGGDQILLQGGLHPKLPLEWYEDMLRQMKQHFPQVNIHGFSPPEIHHFTKIAKLPLRTVLERLKAAGLGSIPGGGGEILVDRVRKEITRGKVLTDDWLNVMRVWHELGGKSTATMMFGHVETLAERIEHLDRVRQLQDETGGFTAFICWTFQPDNTDMADIPPAGAFEYLKTQAVSRLYLDNVPNVQSSWVTQGEKVGQLALLFGANDMGSLMIEENVVSQAGTVYHLTVESIRRCITNAGYVPRQRNVFYDYIDQTDEVTSAPIAPVLPILPS is encoded by the coding sequence GTGTCTTCGCCGATCTCGTCAATCCTTGACAAGGCCGTCGCCGGAGAACGCCTGACCTTTGAAGAAGGTCTGAGGCTGCTGGAATCTCACGACCTGCCGGCGATCGGAGCCGCCGCCAACGCTGTAACTCAGCGGCTGCATCCGGAACCGTTCCGCACCTACAACATCGATCGCAACATCAACTACACCAACGCGTGTACCGCGGTCTGCGACTTCTGTGCGTTCTATCGGCCGCCCGATCATCCGGATGTCTACGTGCTGCCAATCGAAACGCTGCTGAAGAAGATTGAGGAAACCGTGGCTCTCGGCGGTGACCAGATTCTGCTGCAGGGAGGCCTTCATCCCAAGCTGCCGCTGGAATGGTATGAAGACATGCTGCGGCAGATGAAGCAGCACTTCCCGCAGGTCAACATTCACGGCTTCAGCCCGCCGGAAATCCATCACTTCACGAAGATCGCAAAGTTGCCGTTGCGAACGGTGCTGGAACGACTGAAAGCCGCCGGACTGGGAAGCATCCCCGGTGGCGGCGGCGAAATTCTCGTCGATCGAGTCCGCAAAGAAATCACCCGCGGCAAAGTGCTGACCGACGACTGGCTGAACGTCATGCGAGTCTGGCATGAACTCGGCGGGAAATCGACGGCCACGATGATGTTCGGTCACGTCGAAACGCTGGCCGAACGGATCGAGCACCTGGACCGTGTCCGCCAGCTTCAGGACGAAACCGGCGGCTTCACAGCGTTCATCTGCTGGACGTTTCAGCCGGACAACACGGATATGGCCGATATCCCTCCCGCCGGCGCGTTCGAGTACCTGAAGACTCAGGCGGTCAGCCGGCTGTACCTGGACAACGTGCCGAACGTCCAGTCGTCCTGGGTCACTCAGGGAGAAAAAGTCGGTCAGTTGGCCCTGTTGTTCGGAGCCAACGACATGGGCAGTCTGATGATCGAAGAGAACGTGGTGTCTCAGGCCGGCACGGTGTATCACCTGACGGTGGAGAGCATTCGCCGCTGTATCACGAATGCCGGCTATGTCCCGCGGCAACGCAACGTGTTTTACGATTACATCGATCAGACGGACGAGGTGACGTCAGCACCGATCGCTCCGGTCCTGCCAATTCTGCCGTCATAA
- a CDS encoding ATP-binding cassette domain-containing protein encodes MIRVHHLTKIFDDSRTGGFTALDDVSFEVRAGEIYGLLGPNGAGKTTCLRILSTVLKPTRGVAEVAGLNVMRDPEGVRRKIGFMSCNTGIYDRMTAREMVEYFGRLYGIPEEKLQKRIDEIFDVLQMNEIRDRLGGKMSTGMKQKVSIARTIVHDPPVIIFDEPTSGLDVLVARNVLQAVKSLKDQGKCIIFSTHIMREVEKLCDRIGVIHRGAILAQGTLPELADRFEQPDVEELFFDLIHRKDKEMQAAAHV; translated from the coding sequence ATGATCCGAGTCCACCACCTCACCAAGATCTTCGACGATTCCCGTACCGGAGGCTTTACCGCCCTGGACGACGTCTCGTTTGAGGTCCGCGCCGGAGAGATCTACGGGCTGCTCGGTCCCAACGGCGCCGGCAAAACAACCTGCCTGCGGATTCTCAGTACGGTGCTGAAGCCAACTCGCGGAGTCGCCGAAGTCGCCGGTCTGAACGTCATGCGCGATCCCGAAGGTGTGCGGCGGAAGATCGGCTTCATGTCCTGCAACACCGGCATCTACGACCGCATGACCGCGCGCGAGATGGTGGAATACTTCGGTCGGCTGTACGGAATACCCGAGGAAAAACTCCAGAAGCGCATCGACGAAATCTTCGACGTGCTGCAGATGAACGAGATCCGCGACCGGCTCGGCGGCAAGATGTCGACCGGCATGAAGCAAAAGGTCTCGATCGCCAGAACCATCGTCCACGACCCGCCGGTGATCATCTTCGACGAACCCACCTCAGGGCTTGACGTCCTGGTCGCCCGCAATGTGCTGCAAGCGGTGAAGTCACTGAAGGATCAGGGGAAGTGCATCATTTTCTCGACACACATCATGCGGGAAGTGGAGAAACTGTGCGACCGCATCGGCGTGATTCATCGCGGAGCCATTCTCGCTCAGGGAACACTGCCGGAACTGGCCGACCGGTTCGAACAGCCGGACGTCGAGGAGCTGTTCTTCGATTTGATTCACCGCAAAGACAAAGAAATGCAGGCCGCCGCTCATGTTTAA